gtaaaacaaaaattaaaaatgtctGAGCCCGGGTTCGAACCGGGGACCTCTAGTGTGTGAGACTAGCGTGATAACCGACTACACCACCCAGACAATTTGTGTAAGCTATCTGTTTTCTATAACTAAAAAGTaccaaatattttgaaaataattaaaaaattaaagcttTTGTGAAAATATGAAGTTAACTTGAAATATAAATTCTCAATAATGTAGAAATTTATAGCTTTTacaatattctttaattttattataaaaaaaaaatcttattaaTTACTTTACCATTctaaaaagaaatataatttaaatttacttatgagttttttttaacttttattgagtttaaaatatttttaaataaaaaaattgtgcaAATATGATCCTTGAGAGAACATATGCCCTTCATGAATGTTTCAACCCTAAAGTTCGTAAGATGGGTCTATTAAACCCTTCCCATTAATAGTCaaattataatataacctaatgaaCCATTTATCCACTCTATGTTTGATAAAATGCCTATGTTGTTAATGTATAGCTTGCCAACGTGCCCCAAATCAAACTGAGATTTTATAACGCTGCATACAATTGAAGGGTATAATTGAGCCATTTAGAAAACATTAGGTACATTTTAGCACCTCAATGACAATGTACAAGAGTAGCTCAGTTGCTCTTCATTATAAACATAACTGATACCACTATTAAGTTGTATTTTAAAGATTTTTCATCATAAACTTCAAAACACTAACCGCTCCCAAGAATCAAGAAAAGCTTTGCACACAACTCAAACCAAATCATTCAAGAAAACTCATCTCTTCATTCAAGATTcattctttatttcttcaagcTTTCAAGAAAATGGAATACACCCACTTATTCCAAGATAACGAGACCGTTGAGATTAACGAAGGAGGCCACTTCGGAACGTTCTACAAAGCCGAGATCGTAGGAAGAATTGGAGCAGAACAAGACTACATGTACAGGGTTAACTGTCTTTGTCGCAAAGATGCGAACGGGATGGCACTGGTCCATAACGTTCACATATCGCGTATAAGGCCAATGCCGGGGAAGTTAGATGAGACTACTAAGGCATGGGAGGTGGATGATATCGTTGATGCTTTTGATAGTAGCAATGGCGCTTGGCGTGCAGGCATTCTTACAAAGATTGACCGGGTTCCAGTTACTCGTTTCACTGTGAAATTGTCTGATCAGACTGAAATGTCGACTCAATCTCTTCGGTATCATTCTGATTGGATTCCTCGTCCTTGTTACGTGTTCTATAGGTACGTAATGGTTTCTTTTTTCGGGTTTCTTGAATTCTTGGTTTGGTTTGTGTTTCAAGAAACCAGTTCTTGAGGGTTTATGTAGATTCTTTTGAATTGCTTGTGTTTGATATTGCCATTGGCATAGATTAAAATCAAGATTAATACGTTGGTGGATTGAATTGGTGCTTTAGAACGGTTCTTGAACTGATTCTTGAAATTTTCTGATACTAATAATTATAGCAAAGAAATTTCTATGTTACTGTCGATGTTCTTGATTTCTTGTATCATTTGATGACTTATTAAATACTTTTTGAATAGGTTGAACTAGGACTTGGTTTTGGTACATGGTCGTTTTTTTGTAATTACAGAGATTTGGTTTGTTAAATCTGTGTTTGGTGTTTGTTGCTGTAATTTCAGTTCATGAATATGAATGAGTGAGTTAATATATAGGAGTGAATTTGCAGGCAAAAGGTTGAAGTTATAGCCAATGGTAATGGTTATCATCATGATGATCCTCAAGACATTGAACCTCCAGAGATTGATCCTCAAGAAATTGATCCTCTGGAAGAAATTGATCCTCAAGAAATGGAACCGCAAGAAGTTGATCCTCTAGCAATTCTACTTCAAGTAATTGATCCTCCAGGAAACGGTCATCATCATAATGATAATCAAGAGAATGAACCTCCAGGAATCGGTCATCAAAACGGTCATCAAAATGGCCACTGAATTCTGCTACTAAACAAGTTGGTTTTTGAAGTCATACATTAGTCTGGTTTTTCTGCAACATTACTCTGGAATTAGTTCTGCAACATTCTTCTGGTTTTTCTGCAACTTTAATCTGGTTTTCCTGCAGTTGATTGTTCGATTTGAGCTTCGAGATAATGGTCAATGATCCGCTGTTAAAATTAGCTGAACTTGGCAGATATTTGCGGACTATATGCCATTTTTACAATTGTTTATGAGACTATATGAGAGTAGGTTCTGCTTGTACGTAGAATAAGTTTGATACTTTGCATTATTGCACAAGATCACATACATGTCTATTTTAGTTTTATgacctttttggcaattaatTTGCAGCCACCTGATTAATTGAGCaactttttttctattaaaattgtGTCGTTATTTTAATCTGCTACTTCTATTTTTGATGTTAGTATGCTACAAGTGTTAAATACTCACAGATCATAAAAGAAAGCTAGAAAAAACTCAAGTATATTGATAAGCTTAGTTACATGGGAACATATAATAGTAGTTTGTATttgaatgtatacaaacttttaGATGgtatttcataaaattaaaagttttttttgataaatataataataaaagttaaatacTGAAAATTATAGTACATGGTTTAGTATTTCGTATGAAAACTCGAACCGCTAAAATTTGtacttttcataaaatttattttaattgtaattattttgtttttaatataaacaaaattataatcaGAATTATCAACTAATGATTATTAACattgtttatattaaaatattatgtattatataaatagatatAAGGATTAATGATCAATGACATTAATGGTataacagtaaaaaaaaattagaaagtgtaattgatattttaataataaactaaGTTTACAAAATCACTTTAATAAACAAAACTCataaaaatcaacaatttaatattttcagtaGAAATTGTAAGCTGAAAATTTTAACTTAatagtttatatgatttttgatttgattaaatatattaagctaaatatatttatcaagcACTATATTATAAGTACTGCAAATTTTATACTACTGCAAATTGTAATGTCTTCTAGGAATAGAATATAGTTGATAGTATTATGACTCGATAGTCAGGAGTACGTAGTTAGCATCGAATAGCGTGAAAGATGCCGTCAGAAGTGATTAATCGAGACGTCAAGATGTGTATGAGAAAGAAGTATGAAGCTATAGAAGTGGGAGAATTTGCcggatacagagtttaaaggtctacagaacttacaaaactcaaagtttataGCTTtctaaagttatttgtttaaacaattttgaaagcatattttgcctagacccgatatagaaatgtatgattgccacgacattaATAGGAATACATCACTCcatacataattaataaagagaATAATAAATGAAGACATGCATTGATAGAACGTGCATCATGTGCATTGTGGACATACAAAAGGTGAGTTGtgacaactctttggggatgagagacgtcatcaccgtagtgcacaattttgctaagatttcaatagaattttgatataaatttcaaaatgtctcgttttatttgaaaaagttttCAAGAGTTTTATTTTAATGCAAGTATACCTAAACCAGAACTCTGTGAAGGGAGTGAAATGCTCGAGAGCAAGCTGTGATCAAGGCCATGAGAAGAACGAACACGTATAACTACGAGAACATAGAACATAGCATATGTAGTTAGAGGAACGCCCGACGATAGTCCCTATACGCCGATAACCCCACCACCATCGGCAAGACCATCACCCATCCATTTTCAAGGGTTCGAGACACCTAATCCCAGTCTAGGAGAGAGCTCCGGATCCATCCTGCTGGAGGTGATCAACCAGACTATCAGCGGTGGCTGAAACAATTTTTATTAGACATAGACATGGTAATTGAGGAAGCCACCAGCACGCTAGTATCCCAAACTCTGACTAGAAGAAAGAAGCCAATGGgaggaaaaaaaagagaaggaGAACCCACCGACGAAGAAAGCACGAGACAAACGGGACAAGATAAGGATATAAGAGGACGAGAAAAGAAGGGATTAGCGGTTGACAATGAAAACAGGGAAAAGGAACAAGTGGATATACCACCGGTGCCCACGAGGATAAGACAGTCAGAGCTAGAAACAGAAGGAGCAGACTTGATAGAGGTGTAAAAGTTGATAGCCGAAGCCATGCAATCAGCGACGG
This region of Mercurialis annua linkage group LG1-X, ddMerAnnu1.2, whole genome shotgun sequence genomic DNA includes:
- the LOC126665053 gene encoding uncharacterized protein LOC126665053 — its product is MEYTHLFQDNETVEINEGGHFGTFYKAEIVGRIGAEQDYMYRVNCLCRKDANGMALVHNVHISRIRPMPGKLDETTKAWEVDDIVDAFDSSNGAWRAGILTKIDRVPVTRFTVKLSDQTEMSTQSLRYHSDWIPRPCYVFYRQKVEVIANGNGYHHDDPQDIEPPEIDPQEIDPLEEIDPQEMEPQEVDPLAILLQVIDPPGNGHHHNDNQENEPPGIGHQNGHQNGH